Proteins encoded by one window of Amaranthus tricolor cultivar Red isolate AtriRed21 chromosome 4, ASM2621246v1, whole genome shotgun sequence:
- the LOC130810275 gene encoding uncharacterized protein LOC130810275, with product MLSLRPIVFSHFQLSRGTILIPLTSKYLTTPLIKSSTSSKLLNFKSSPFLSSPLSASSPFSTSPMASASQKPLHYPLTRRDDSVVDDYFGVKISDPYRWLEDPDSEETKQFVDNQVKLTDSVLAECDTRDKLKEKITELFDYPRFYPPFKKCDKYFYFHNSGLQPQSVLYVQDSLDGKPEVLLDPNQLSEDGTVALSACSVSEDAKYFAYSLSASGSDWVTIKVMRIEDRGVEPDTLSWVKFSDISWTHDNKGFFYNRYPPPNEGQISDAGTETNSNLNQEVYYHFLGTDQSEDILCWRDPENPKHTFGVEVTDDGKYVVLYTSESCDPVNKVYYLDLTTLPNGLEGFRGGKDLLPFTRLIDSFDAAYGVVANDGTVFTFRTNRDAPRYKLVRVDLKAPDIWTDIIPQSEKNVLESAFAVNGNHLLVCYLSDVKHVLEVRDLEHGSLLHHLPLDIGSVDDISARRKDSVVFFRFTSFLSPGIIYQCDLKSNVPDLKIFRETVVPKFDRDEFHVNQVFATSKDGTKIPMFIVTRKGIVLDGSHPCLLYGYGGFNISITPSFGVSRIVLLKHLGAVFCIANIRGGGEYGEEWHKAGSLAKKQNCFDDFISAAEFLVSNGYTQPKKLCIEGGSNGGLLVGACINQRPDIFGCALAHVGVMDMLRFHKFTIGHAWTSDYGCSDKEEEFHWLKKYSPLHNVRRPWEMSSDSSAQYPATMLLTADHDDRVVPLHSLKLLATLQHVLCTSLENSPQRNLIIGRIECKAGHGAGRPTQKMIDEAADRYSFMAKMVNACWID from the exons ATGTTGTCTTTGAGACCAATTGTATTTTCCCATTTTCAGTTGAGCAGAGGAACAATCCTCATCCCTCTCACCTCTAAGTATTTAACTACTCCTTTAATTAAGTCTTCCACAAGTAGTAAACTTCTCAATTTTAAATCTTCCCCTTTTCTCTCATCTCCTCTTTCCGCTTCCTCACCTTTCTCTACCTCTCCCATGGCTTCCGCCTCTCAAAAACCCTTGCATTATCCTCTCACTCGTCGTGATGATTCCGTCGTTGATGATTACTTCGGCGTCAAAATCTCCGATCCTTATCGATG GCTTGAAGATCCCGATTCTGAAGAAACGAAGCAATTTGTGGATAATCAAGTGAAGCTAACTGATTCTGTGCTTGCAGAATGCGATACCAGAGATAAGCTTAAGGAAAAGATAACAGAACTTTTCGACTATCCACGGTTTTATCCGCCATTTAAGAAATGTGATAAGTACTTTTACTTCCATAACTCTGGTCTCCAACCGCAAAGCGTTCTCTATGTTCAG GATAGTCTGGATGGAAAACCAGAGGTGTTGCTTGATCCTAATCAGCTTAGTGAGGATGGAACAGTGGCTTTGAGCGCTTGTTCCGTTAGTGAGGATGCAAAATATTTTGCATACTCTTTGAGTGCAAGTGGGAGTGACTGGGTAACAATCAAAGTAATGAGAATTGAAGACAGGGGAGTTGAGCCTGACACTCTATCCTGG GTTAAGTTTAGTGACATTTCCTGGACGCATGACAATAAAGGGTTCTTCTACAACCGATACCCACCTCCCAA TGAAGGGCAAATATCAGATGCTGGAACTGAGACAAATTCTAACCTTAATCAAGAGGtgtattatcattttcttgGGACTGATCAGTCGGAGGACATTTTGTGCTGGAGAGACCCTGAGAACCCCAAACACACATTTGGGGTAGAAGTAACAGATGACGGAAAG TATGTTGTTCTGTACACTTCAGAGAGCTGTGACCCAGTGAATAAAGTCTACTATTTAGATCTGACAACACTTCCCAATGGGCTTGAAGGATTTCGTGGGGGAAAAGACTTGCTTCCTTTCACAAGGCTCATTGATAGTTTCGATGCAGCTTATGGGGTTGTTGCTAATGATGGCACAGTTTTTACATTTCGAACTAATAGGGATGCTCCGAGATATAAGTTAGTTCGTGTCGACTTGAAGGCTCCTGATATATGGACTGACATTATTCCTCAGTCCGAAAAGAATGTTCTTGAATCAGCCTTTGCAGTAAATGGAAACCATCTTCTGGTATGTTATTTAAGTGATGTGAAGCATGTTCTTGAGGTTAGAGACCTTGAACATGGTTCTCTTTTGCATCACTTACCCCTTGACATTGGGTCAGTTGACGACATTTCTGCAAGGCGCAAAGACAGTGTGGTGTTTTTTAGGTTTACAAGCTTTCTGTCTCCGGGCATAATTTACCAATGTGACTTAAAGTCAAATGTTCCAGATTTAAAGATATTCAGAGAAACTGTTGTCCCCAAATTTGATCGTGATGAGTTTCACGTCAATCAG GTTTTTGCTACCAGTAAAGATGGCACTAAGATACCAATGTTCATAGTTACAAGAAAAGGAATTGTTTTGGATGGATCACACCCATGTCTCTTATATGGTTACGGAGGATTCAACATAAGCATCACGCCATCCTTTGGCGTCAGTCGCATTGTTCTTTTAAAGCACCTTGGTGCTGTCTTCTGCATTGCTAATATCCGTGGTGGTGGTGAATATGGAGAAGAGTGGCACAAGGCAGGATCCCTTGCGAAGAAGCAGAACTGCTTTGATGACTTTATCTCTGCTGCTGAGTTTCTCGTTTCAAATGGGTATACTCAGCCAAAAAAGTTGTGTATAGAAGGTGGAAGTAATGGTGGCCTTCTTGTCGGTGCTTGCATTAATCAG AGACCTGACATTTTTGGCTGTGCTCTGGCTCATGTTGGTGTTATGGACATGCTTCGATTCCACAAATTCACAATTG GCCATGCTTGGACATCTGATTATGGTTGCTCTGATAAAGAAGAAGAATTCCACTGGCTTAAAAA ATACTCGCCTCTACACAATGTTAGGAGACCATGGGAGATGTCTTCTGATAGCTCTGCGCAGTACCCTGCTACTATGCTATTGACAGCCGATCATGATGATCGTGTGGTGCCTTTGCACTCACTCAAGTTACTGGCT ACATTGCAACATGTTCTTTGCACAAGCTTGGAAAATAGCCCTCAAAGGAACCTAATCATTGGTCGGATTGAGTGTAAGGCTGGTCATGGAGCAGGACGCCCAACGCAAAAAATG ATTGACGAGGCGGCAGATCGGTATAGCTTCATGGCTAAGATGGTAAATGCATGTTGGATTGATTGA